A region of Thermobifida halotolerans DNA encodes the following proteins:
- the npdG gene encoding NADPH-dependent F420 reductase, producing MTQQSSPHDLPDVSGLSVAVLGGTGDQGRGLARRLAMAGHEVILGSRSAERAQAAADELGADLPVRGLDNAAAAAAGDVVVVAVPWDGHRALLESLKDVLAGKIVVDCVNPLGFDKRGAYALPVEEGSAAEQAAAVLPDSRVVAAFHHVSAVVLLDPEVTEVDLDVLVLGDDREATDTVRALAARIPGVRGVYGGRLRNAHQVEAFTANLISINRRYKAHAGIRITDV from the coding sequence ATGACACAACAGAGTTCTCCGCACGACCTGCCCGACGTGTCCGGACTGTCCGTCGCCGTGCTCGGCGGCACCGGCGACCAGGGCCGCGGCCTGGCCCGGCGGCTCGCGATGGCCGGACACGAGGTCATCCTCGGGTCCCGCAGCGCCGAACGGGCGCAGGCCGCGGCCGACGAACTCGGCGCGGACCTGCCGGTCCGCGGACTGGACAACGCGGCCGCGGCGGCCGCCGGGGACGTGGTCGTCGTCGCGGTTCCCTGGGACGGCCACCGCGCCCTGCTCGAATCGCTGAAGGACGTCCTGGCGGGCAAGATCGTCGTCGATTGCGTCAACCCGCTCGGCTTCGACAAGCGCGGCGCCTACGCGCTGCCGGTCGAGGAGGGCAGCGCCGCCGAGCAGGCCGCCGCCGTCCTGCCGGACAGCCGGGTCGTGGCCGCCTTCCACCACGTCTCCGCCGTGGTCCTGCTCGACCCCGAGGTCACGGAAGTGGACCTGGACGTGCTGGTGCTCGGTGACGACCGCGAGGCCACCGACACCGTGCGCGCCCTGGCCGCCCGGATCCCCGGCGTGCGCGGGGTCTACGGCGGTCGGCTGCGCAACGCCCACCAGGTCGAGGCGTTCACCGCCAACCTGATCTCGATCAACCGCCGCTACAAGGCGCACGCGGGAATCCGGATCACCGACGTCTGA